A genomic region of Halopelagius longus contains the following coding sequences:
- the secF gene encoding protein translocase subunit SecF, translated as MAEFTVPEVDYTRYTNRQLAAVPLAVLVVALLVIAGWYVATGAPVNQGIEFTGGTEIQVAVDAPPAQAEQQIRQAFTAEPESIRSVPTENTYIVTFQSNDGSSVNPSELERQAEQAGFEIRAISSVSPSFGGDTQTLALGGVVAAFLGMSLLVFAMFRTFVPSIAVVISAFSDIVIPLALMNVLGIELSLGTVAALLMLIGYSVDSDILLNNHVLRRSGDFYESTYRAMRTGVTMTLTSIAAMIVMTVTATIFGIQLLAAIGTVLVFGLSADLMNTYMLNLSLLRWYKYEGVAR; from the coding sequence ATGGCCGAGTTCACTGTACCGGAGGTAGATTACACCCGGTACACGAATCGCCAACTCGCGGCGGTCCCGCTTGCGGTTCTCGTGGTCGCTCTCCTCGTCATCGCGGGATGGTACGTCGCAACCGGTGCACCGGTGAACCAAGGGATAGAGTTCACCGGCGGTACCGAGATACAGGTCGCGGTCGATGCACCGCCGGCGCAAGCCGAACAACAGATACGGCAGGCGTTCACCGCCGAACCCGAGTCCATCCGCTCGGTTCCGACCGAGAACACGTACATCGTGACGTTCCAGTCGAACGACGGGTCGTCGGTGAACCCCTCGGAGCTCGAACGCCAGGCGGAACAAGCCGGCTTCGAGATACGAGCCATCTCCTCCGTCTCGCCGAGCTTCGGCGGTGACACGCAGACGCTCGCCCTCGGCGGCGTGGTGGCGGCGTTCCTCGGGATGAGCCTCCTCGTCTTCGCGATGTTCCGGACGTTCGTCCCCTCCATCGCCGTCGTCATCTCGGCGTTCTCCGACATCGTCATCCCGTTGGCGCTGATGAACGTCCTCGGCATCGAGCTGTCTCTGGGGACGGTCGCGGCGCTTCTGATGCTCATCGGGTACTCCGTCGACTCGGACATCCTGCTGAACAACCACGTCCTCCGCCGGTCGGGTGACTTCTACGAGTCCACCTACCGCGCGATGCGGACGGGCGTGACGATGACGCTCACGTCCATCGCGGCGATGATAGTCATGACCGTGACGGCGACCATCTTCGGCATCCAACTGCTGGCTGCCATCGGGACGGTCCTCGTCTTCGGTCTCTCCGCCGACCTGATGAACACCTACATGCTGAACCTGAGCCTACTCCGCTGGTACAAGTACGAGGGGGTGGCCCGATAA